TGGTTTCTGCCATTGGTTGGTCAACCTTGACCAATAGAGTAGTGGGCTGGCCAGCTTCAGGTCAGGGCATTCCGTGACCGTCGTATGTTGTCATGAGATGAGGTCGGCCCTGAAGGCCCGCGATCCGCACCCGCTATCCGCTCTGTCCGCTGCGACTGCTCCGCTCAGGACCCTGCCGCGTAGCTCACGATCTCCAGGCCGGGCACGCGGCGAAAGTGCGCGACGTTACGGGTCGCAATAGGGACGTCCGCTGCCAGGGCAGTGCAGGCAATCCACAGATCGTTGGTCCCGATCAACCGTCCGGACGCTCTCAGTCGGCGAGCCATCCGTGCGTAGATCCGGGCGACCTCTTCCGAGACTTCCAGCCGGTGCAGAAACCCGACCAGAGCTTGCGCCTCGGGGCTGGACGGATTGTCGAATCCCTCCAGATACTCGCCGAGTGCAACCGTGGGCAGGAGGATCACGGTATCGGGGTGGGCATGCAAGAATGCCACGGCGCCACGCGGCTTGCCCCGTTCGCGCCGCTCGTTCTGCAGGTCGATCAAGAACGTCGTGTCCAACGCTACTCTTTCCATGCGTCCTTCGGTGGCACGTCCCGTCTCTGAGCTTTCTCCCACCGCGTGAACGTCTGCTCGCGGGGCACTGGCGCAGCTCGCGCCGCATCGAGCAAGGCTGCGCCGGTGGAGCGCGGGCGTTTCCACTGCCCGCGCTTAATCACCTGCGAAAACGACTCGTCCGGGCGCACTCGGGCGGCGCGCAGCCGTTCGTAGGCATCAAGGTCGATCGAGATTGTCTTGGTGGCCATGCGTGTACGTGTACACACATGGACGAAACCCGTCAACGGAAGTCGCCGCGGGCCGTTCCCGTCGGACACCGAAGACCTTCATCGAGCGTCAGCCGTGCCGGTATCGAGAGCCTCCGGGGTCCTCCGGGGTCGGACCCGCGGAAGCACTTGAATACACTTGACAGGAGTCGTATTTAGGGTCTTAAATAAGGGTTAGCGCTCGGATTCGAGCGCGAGAATCGACGCCTTAAGGAAGTTCGGAAGTGCCACGCGCTCATCGCTATCACCTGCCCGGCTATGTCTGGCATCTCACCCATCGCTGCCACCGGCGGGAGTTCTTGCTCAAGTTCGCACGCGATCGCAGGGCGTGGCGCGGATGGCTTTTCGAGGCCCGCAAGCGTTATGGGCTGTGCGTGCTCGACTACACCGCCACCTCCAACCACGTCCACCTCCTCGTGCAGGATCAGGGGCGGGGGGAGGTGGCTGCGAGCATGCAACTCATCGAAGGTCGGACGGCGCAACCGTTCAACCGGCGCAAGGCACGCGGCGGCGCGTTCTGGGAAGACCGCTACCACGCCACTGCGGTCGAGACGGGCGAGCACCTGGCGCGCTGCCTGGTTTACATCGATCTAAACATGGTCCGGGCAGGTGTCGTCAGGCACCCGGCGCAGTGGGAGACCGGCGGCTACCACGAGGTCCAGCAGGAGCGTCTGCGCTACCGCATCGTCGATCGTCAGGCGCTGGCTGATGCGCTCGGGGTTGATTTGTCGCAGCTGGCCGAGGCGCATAGCCGGTGGATCGAGACGGCCTTGCGCACGAGGGCGCGGCAACGCGACCCACAATGGAGCGAGAGCGTGGCCGTGGGTGGGCGGGAGTTCGTCGAGAGTGTGCAGCGTACGCTCGGCGGCCGCGGCAGATACCGGAAGATCGAAGAGGCGGCGGGTAT
This sequence is a window from Candidatus Binatia bacterium. Protein-coding genes within it:
- a CDS encoding type II toxin-antitoxin system VapC family toxin, with amino-acid sequence MERVALDTTFLIDLQNERRERGKPRGAVAFLHAHPDTVILLPTVALGEYLEGFDNPSSPEAQALVGFLHRLEVSEEVARIYARMARRLRASGRLIGTNDLWIACTALAADVPIATRNVAHFRRVPGLEIVSYAAGS